One Brevibacterium spongiae DNA segment encodes these proteins:
- a CDS encoding HAD family hydrolase: MTPHLIALDVDGTIVDYDGSLSESVRQVLDRLVEDGHHLVISTGRALPGALEVVHALDLKHGFVVCSNGSVVVRLDPELPLGWEMHHVVSFDPKDALEKMHKALPTALFLVEDPDLHRWASGAFPVGELAESDTLDIVDFDELLTKRATRIVMREVNGTAEEFAAAVDSLGLHEVSYSVGWSNWLDIAPDGVSKASGLALVASELGVEHVHTVGAGDGLNDIEMIEWAEHAIVMGQAKDELKVLATVVTDPVDDDGLAVALIDYFDLDESLLEATGTTNTRP; encoded by the coding sequence TTGACCCCGCACCTCATCGCACTCGATGTCGACGGCACGATCGTCGACTACGACGGATCCCTGTCGGAGTCGGTGAGGCAGGTGCTCGACCGGCTCGTCGAGGACGGCCACCACCTCGTGATCTCGACCGGCCGTGCCCTGCCCGGCGCGCTCGAAGTCGTCCACGCGCTCGATCTCAAGCACGGATTCGTCGTGTGCTCGAACGGATCCGTCGTCGTCCGCCTCGACCCGGAGCTGCCCTTGGGGTGGGAGATGCACCATGTGGTGTCGTTCGACCCGAAGGATGCGCTGGAGAAGATGCACAAGGCGCTGCCGACGGCACTGTTCCTCGTCGAAGATCCGGACCTGCACCGGTGGGCGTCAGGGGCGTTCCCGGTAGGGGAGCTCGCCGAGTCGGACACTCTCGACATCGTCGACTTCGACGAGCTGCTGACCAAGCGGGCCACCCGCATCGTCATGCGCGAGGTCAACGGCACCGCCGAAGAGTTCGCGGCCGCTGTGGATTCGCTCGGACTGCACGAGGTCAGCTACTCGGTGGGCTGGAGCAACTGGCTCGACATCGCTCCCGACGGAGTGTCGAAGGCCAGCGGCCTGGCGCTCGTGGCCAGTGAGCTGGGCGTCGAGCATGTGCACACCGTGGGCGCCGGAGACGGGCTCAACGACATCGAGATGATCGAGTGGGCCGAGCACGCGATCGTCATGGGTCAGGCGAAGGACGAGCTCAAGGTGCTCGCCACCGTCGTCACCGATCCGGTCGACGATGACGGCCTGGCCGTGGCGCTCATCGACTACTTCGACCTCGACGAGTCTCTGCTGGAAGCCACCGGCACCACCAACACCCGCCCCTAA
- the serS gene encoding serine--tRNA ligase: protein MIDLALLRENPALFKASQEARGESVELIDEVLAADSARRAAITAFEDARADQKSFSSQIAKAPKEDKPALIAEGKAKSEAVKSLSAESDEASFAFDQLVSKVPNLIIDGIPAGGEENFVTLKTVGTPRDFGPDGFEPLDHLEIGEKLKAIDTTRGTKVSGSRFHYLTGFGAKLEMALLNLARDVAEEAGFNPTITPTLVRPEVMRGTGFLGEHADEVYRLEADDLFLVGTSEVPLAGFHMDEIIDLSDGPLRYAGISSCYRREAGSYGKDTRGIIRVHQFQKVEMFAYVPVEDAEAEHERMLSLQEKMLGLCELPYRVIDTAAGDLGDSAARKFDCEAWVPTQGTYRELTSTSNCTTFQARRLQIRERHDGATRPVATLNGTMANTRWLVPILENHQQADGSVTVPAALRPYLGGMTAQGPEGPRY from the coding sequence GTGATCGATCTAGCGCTTCTCAGAGAAAACCCGGCCCTGTTCAAGGCATCACAGGAGGCCCGCGGGGAATCCGTCGAGCTCATCGACGAGGTCCTCGCCGCCGATTCCGCACGCCGCGCGGCCATCACGGCCTTCGAAGACGCTCGTGCCGATCAGAAGTCCTTCTCCTCCCAGATCGCCAAGGCGCCGAAAGAGGACAAGCCTGCGCTCATCGCCGAGGGCAAGGCGAAGTCCGAGGCCGTGAAGTCGCTGTCGGCCGAGTCCGACGAGGCGAGCTTCGCCTTCGACCAGCTCGTGTCCAAGGTCCCGAACCTCATCATCGACGGCATCCCCGCCGGTGGCGAAGAGAACTTCGTGACGCTGAAGACCGTCGGCACTCCCCGCGACTTCGGCCCCGACGGCTTCGAACCGCTCGACCACCTCGAGATCGGTGAGAAGCTCAAGGCCATCGACACCACCCGCGGAACGAAGGTCTCCGGGTCGCGGTTCCACTACCTCACCGGATTCGGCGCGAAGCTCGAGATGGCGCTGCTCAACCTCGCCCGCGACGTCGCCGAGGAGGCCGGATTCAACCCGACCATCACCCCGACGCTGGTGCGCCCCGAGGTCATGCGCGGCACCGGGTTCCTCGGCGAGCACGCCGATGAGGTCTACCGACTCGAAGCCGACGACCTCTTCCTCGTCGGCACCTCCGAAGTCCCGCTGGCCGGGTTCCACATGGACGAGATCATCGACCTGTCCGACGGTCCGCTGCGCTATGCCGGAATCTCGTCCTGCTACCGCCGCGAAGCCGGCTCCTACGGCAAGGACACCCGCGGCATCATCCGCGTCCACCAGTTCCAGAAGGTCGAGATGTTCGCCTACGTCCCCGTCGAGGACGCCGAAGCCGAACACGAGCGGATGCTGTCCCTGCAGGAGAAGATGCTCGGCCTGTGCGAACTGCCCTACCGCGTCATCGACACCGCCGCCGGCGACCTCGGCGATTCGGCCGCCCGCAAGTTCGACTGCGAAGCCTGGGTGCCGACGCAGGGCACCTACCGGGAACTGACGTCGACGTCGAACTGCACGACGTTCCAGGCCCGCCGCCTCCAGATCCGCGAACGCCACGACGGGGCGACCCGTCCGGTCGCCACCCTCAACGGGACCATGGCCAACACACGCTGGTTGGTGCCGATCCTCGAGAACCATCAGCAGGCGGACGGCTCGGTCACGGTGCCCGCGGCACTGCGGCCCTACCTCGGCGGGATGACCGCCCAGGGACCGGAGGGACCGCGCTACTGA
- a CDS encoding diacylglycerol/lipid kinase family protein, with protein MIIEFDPLMTWLIVLGALVVLVAVFFLGRRTGAQRALSRVRQYAHPANLSDGEVDDSARYRAALIVNPTKTDVRRLASTAEAICRFEGWNPPLVIETTVDDSGEGATVRALDEGVDVVIAAGGDGTIRAVASALAGTSTPMGIVPLGTGNLLARNIDLVLDKTEWALRIALWGRNREIDVGTAKIAEDGDTHIFTVMTGLGFDAAVMADTSDELKSRLGWLAYVEAGSRKLAGKPSQVKVTFDDDYRISARVRSVLGGNCGRLQGGIQLLPQAVIDDGMLDVLIVSPKNLGQWLGVLASIAGRRVSRGLHTNTRKCQKVVIEAGEELDVQLDGDPLGQSSYLAMEVMPSALTVRVPTVEQRKQIRAEAWPV; from the coding sequence ATGATCATCGAGTTCGATCCCCTGATGACCTGGCTCATCGTCCTCGGCGCACTCGTCGTGCTCGTGGCGGTGTTCTTCCTGGGTCGCCGGACCGGGGCACAGCGCGCCCTGTCGCGGGTGCGGCAGTACGCCCATCCGGCGAACCTCTCGGACGGCGAGGTCGACGATTCCGCCAGATATCGTGCCGCCCTCATCGTCAATCCGACGAAGACCGACGTGCGCCGCCTGGCTTCGACCGCCGAGGCGATCTGTCGTTTCGAGGGATGGAATCCTCCCCTCGTCATCGAGACCACGGTCGACGACTCCGGCGAAGGAGCGACGGTCCGGGCCCTCGACGAGGGGGTCGACGTCGTCATCGCCGCCGGCGGGGACGGGACCATCCGCGCTGTCGCCTCGGCGCTGGCCGGCACGTCGACCCCGATGGGGATAGTGCCGCTGGGCACGGGGAACCTGCTCGCCCGCAACATCGATCTCGTCCTCGACAAGACCGAATGGGCCCTGCGGATCGCGCTGTGGGGACGCAACCGGGAGATCGACGTGGGCACAGCGAAGATCGCCGAGGATGGCGACACCCACATCTTCACGGTGATGACCGGACTCGGCTTCGATGCCGCGGTCATGGCCGATACCAGCGATGAGCTGAAGAGCCGCCTCGGCTGGCTGGCGTATGTCGAGGCCGGGTCGCGGAAGCTTGCGGGCAAACCGAGTCAGGTCAAGGTCACTTTCGACGATGACTATCGGATTTCGGCGCGGGTGCGGTCGGTGCTCGGCGGCAACTGCGGACGGCTGCAGGGCGGCATCCAGCTGCTGCCGCAGGCGGTCATCGACGACGGCATGCTCGATGTGCTCATCGTCAGCCCGAAGAACCTCGGCCAGTGGCTCGGCGTCCTCGCGTCGATCGCGGGTCGGAGAGTCTCGCGCGGACTGCATACGAATACGCGCAAGTGCCAGAAGGTCGTCATCGAGGCGGGCGAGGAGCTCGACGTTCAGCTCGATGGGGATCCGCTCGGGCAGTCGTCGTATCTCGCGATGGAGGTCATGCCTTCGGCTCTGACCGTCCGCGTTCCCACGGTGGAGCAGCGCAAGCAGATCCGGGCCGAAGCCTGGCCGGTCTGA
- a CDS encoding LPXTG cell wall anchor domain-containing protein, with protein MKKLALAPAVAIAITGLAASPVIAAPEAPASVSYAHSVVKNSGDSQESTSTESPETEAQAIEAKVTTSPKEITAGDLANKEKGVVVTVTGLEAGDKISDSLTGEAGVAEGDTFEYNIYSTQPAEDIQNGKVDFSVTITRDGEEETYDGLSFTVVDDTDEPSTPAVDPKVSLNTDKISQSDFNKNGIEVTGEGFTPGGKVTVVGGGAQSAFATEEVTADDEGKVSATLKFEGEGDLPAGEYSVWGVDQESDTNSEPQTFTLTEEEETEDPTTPAAEAKLSVSPETITPADFVKEDKGVTLAVENCEPGEDVRFLVNPKGESNVTAFDKTVKADDEGKANVNVYGTSASNASAYIGDYDVTVTCGDDELTGEFAVEKDPNAGGGDGDEDGNDDGNGGNDDGDNGNGGGDLPRTGTELTGLVGGAGLLLIGGVAVAMTMRRKKVAQDPAEI; from the coding sequence ATGAAGAAGCTCGCCCTCGCACCCGCGGTGGCCATCGCCATCACCGGCCTGGCCGCATCCCCAGTTATCGCTGCCCCCGAGGCCCCCGCCTCGGTCAGCTACGCGCACTCTGTCGTCAAGAACTCCGGCGACTCCCAGGAGAGCACCTCGACGGAATCACCTGAGACCGAGGCGCAGGCCATCGAAGCGAAGGTGACGACCTCTCCCAAGGAGATCACCGCCGGGGACCTCGCCAATAAGGAAAAGGGAGTCGTAGTCACGGTCACCGGCCTTGAAGCCGGAGACAAGATTTCGGATTCGCTCACCGGCGAAGCCGGAGTTGCTGAGGGCGATACCTTCGAATACAACATCTACTCCACTCAGCCGGCCGAAGACATCCAGAACGGTAAGGTCGACTTCTCCGTCACGATCACTCGCGATGGCGAAGAGGAAACTTACGACGGACTGAGCTTCACCGTCGTCGACGACACCGACGAGCCCTCGACCCCTGCCGTCGATCCGAAGGTCTCGCTCAACACCGACAAGATCTCGCAGAGCGACTTCAACAAGAACGGCATCGAGGTCACCGGCGAAGGCTTCACCCCCGGCGGCAAGGTCACCGTCGTCGGCGGAGGCGCCCAGTCAGCCTTCGCCACCGAAGAAGTCACCGCCGACGACGAAGGAAAGGTCTCCGCAACCCTGAAGTTCGAGGGCGAAGGCGACCTGCCGGCCGGCGAATACTCCGTCTGGGGCGTCGACCAGGAGTCCGACACCAACTCCGAGCCTCAGACCTTCACCCTCACCGAGGAAGAAGAGACCGAGGACCCCACCACTCCTGCGGCCGAAGCCAAGCTGAGCGTCTCCCCCGAGACCATCACACCGGCCGACTTCGTCAAGGAAGACAAGGGCGTCACTCTCGCCGTCGAAAACTGCGAGCCGGGCGAGGACGTCCGCTTCCTCGTCAACCCCAAGGGCGAGTCGAACGTCACCGCCTTCGACAAGACTGTCAAGGCTGACGACGAGGGCAAGGCCAACGTCAACGTCTACGGCACCAGCGCCTCCAACGCCTCGGCCTACATCGGCGACTACGATGTCACCGTCACCTGCGGAGATGACGAGCTGACCGGCGAGTTCGCGGTTGAGAAGGACCCGAACGCCGGTGGCGGCGACGGTGACGAGGACGGAAACGACGACGGCAACGGCGGAAACGACGATGGCGACAACGGCAACGGCGGCGGCGACCTGCCCCGCACCGGTACCGAGCTGACCGGCCTCGTCGGCGGCGCCGGGCTCCTGCTCATCGGCGGAGTCGCAGTCGCAATGACGATGCGTCGCAAGAAGGTCGCCCAGGATCCCGCAGAGATCTGA